The DNA region GTCTGTATTTGGTATTTGATCTTGGAAACACTCGACTCAAGTGGGCCGCGGTCGAATCTACACAAAACATTGCAGACCGCAATAAAAAACTGTGGGCATACTCTGGGTCGATCAGCACCAAATCTTTTCAGTCAGCCGAACTACGCGCTGAGCTGTCTGACTATATTTCTAAAACCTTACCTAAGCCAGATGCTATTGCCTTTTGTTGCGTAGCAGGCGATGCTGCTATTGAAAATCTACGCAGTCTGTTTCCGCAATGGCAAGATCTTGAGTGGAAACAGTTCACAGGTGGTAGTCCTTACGAGGGCTTACGAACACTCTATCAAGACCACAGCAAATTGGGAGCAGATCGATGGGCCGCACTGATTGGCGCAAGAGCTCTCTCTAGTACTAACACGCTGGTGATCAACGCTGGGACGGCCACTACCATTGACTTACTGGGTGGCAATGGCGTCCATTACGGTGGCTGGATCTTGCCAGGCTTAAGTCTGATGCAAGAAAGCCTGCAACAAAATACGGCTCAACTTCCATTAGTAGTCCGTGTCAATCAGCCCGAAGCTCAGGCGAGCTTTGGTAGCACTACAGATGAGGCGATTACAGGCGGTTGTGATGCGGCGCAAATGGGGGCAATTCTGCGCGCAGCCTATTTAGCTAAAGGGATGAATCATCCAGTTGAGCGAATTTGGCTTGATGGGGGCAATGCCAAAATTTTGGCAAATGAAATTAAACAGTTTCCAGAGTTGGCAGTGCTGCCAGTAGATCCGATTGAAGGTTTGGTGCTACGCGGGCTTTGGGCTTGGCTCTTACAAAACTTGAAGGCCACCAAGTAAGTCAACTTGTGCGGATCTTGCCCAATAGCGTTGTTGTGGAGCGCTCATATAAAAATGGGATCGCTACCGCTACACCACCCCAAGTTTTCACGAGGCGGGTCTCCTCCAGGGAATCGATTTCATAATCCCCACCCTTGACGTAAATATCGGGATGAATCTTGGCAATCAGATTCACCGGGGTCTGTTCTGTAAATAACACTACCAAGTCGACACTCTCAAGCGCTGCCAATAAAGCCTGGCGATCAGCCTCGGTATTAATTGGCCTGTCATCACCCTTACCCAACATCTTGACCGAGGCATCTGAATTCACCCCCACTACCAGGCTAGCGCCCAAGGCTCTAGCTTGGGCTAGATAGCTGGCATGCCCTCGATGCAGGATATCGAAGACGCCATTCGTAAATACCAAGGGTCTGGGAAGCGCCGCAATACGAGCCTCGAGCTCAGTAGGAACGCAGACTTTAGACTCGAAAGAAGGTAGGGGTAATGAGCTCATAGCGCCATATTAATGGCATTGGGTCAGATTCAACGATTTTTGCCAGAATGTCTTAGACTTGGATATCCCCGTCCCACCCAAAGGCTTAAGATGATTCGTAATATGCCCCGGTACTTATTGGCGCTATTTTTCTTGCTGACAGCAATGTCGTTTGCAAAGGTAGCTCCCGCCGCCAGCTGCAGCCCCCTTTTATCTCACACCTTTCCACGATTGCAGGATGAGGCACCTCAAAGCCTTTGCCAATACCAAGGCAAAGTCATTCTCGTTGTGAATACAGCCAGTTTTTGTGGCTTTACGAGCCAATACGAGGGTCTGGAGAAGTTGTATGCCAAATATAAAGACCGCGGCTTGGTTGTATTGGGATTTCCATCAAACGATTTTGGCCAACAAGAGCCAGGTAGCAATAAAGAGATTGCTGACTTCTGTAAAAATACCTATGACGTGAAATTCCCCATGTTCGCCAAGAGCTCAGTTAGTGGAAGCAATCCAAATCCACTATTTAAAATGCTCATTGCTAAAACTGGAACAACACCGAAGTGGAATTTTTATAAGTACCTGATTGATCGGAACGGTAATGTAGTCGATTCGTTTGGCAGCATGACAAAACCAGCAAGCAGCAGTATTACTGGTGAAATAGAAAAACTTCTTGGAGAAAAAATTTAGTGGGTAAGAAAAAAGTTGCCATCATTGGCGCCGGCATATCAGGCTTAGGATGTGCATACGCATTAAGGCAGCATCCAGATTTAGAAATCACCGTATTTGAAGGTGGCAACCATATTGGCGGCCACAGTAATACTGTAGACCTCACACTAGAAACTCCTCATGGCCAGATGACCCATGGAGTCGATACTGGATTCTTGGTATTTAACCGCAAAACCTATCCTCGCTTAGTTCGTCTATTTGAAGAAATTCAAGTTCCGATTGCGCCATCAGAAATGTCCTTTTCAGTATCCATTGATGCGGGAGGAAAAACCGGACATAGTAGAAAAATTGAATGGGCTGGTAACGATCTCAACTCCTTCTTTGGTCAAAGGTCTAATTTGTTCTCCTTGTCATTCTGGAGAATGGCTTATGACATCTTGCGCTTTAATCGCCTCGCCACTCAACTCGCTGAAGAACAAATCACTGCCAAACTTGAGTACTCAGAACCAGATGAGCGCATTAAAGATTTTTTAGATCGCAATCGTTTTAGCACCAGCTTTAAAGAAAATTATTTCTTGCCAATGATTGGCGCTATTTGGTCATGCTCTGTTGAGCAGATGCTAGAGTTTCCGATTCAGACCATGGTCCGCTTCTGCCATAACCATGGTCTCCTGCAAATCCAAAATCGCCCGCAATGGCTTACTGTTAAAGGCGGATCCCGAGAATACGTAAAGCTTTTAGTAGCGACTCTAGAGAAGCATCAAGTCCATTTTGTACGTGAATCCGTTTCTAGAATTAACGCTAGCAAATCAGAAGATTCTCCAGTTGAAGTAATTACACCCTCTGGAATACACCAGTTTGATGAAGTGGTAATGGCTTGTCATAGCGATCAAGCCTTAGAGTTGGTGCATGGCATTGGGCAAGATGCGCGCAATATTTTAGCCTCGGTTCCTTACCAGAAGAATCGTGCAATTTTGCATACCGATATCAATTTCTTGCCCGCTACTGAACGCTGCTGGGCAGCTTGGAACTACACCGCAAAATCTGGTGCATCACCGACTGCCCAACAACACGTGAGTGTGAATTATTTAATCAATCGCCTACAGCCCCTACCCAAAGCATTCGAGGGTACACAAGTGATTGTGAGCCTAAATCCACTGAAAGATCCTAATCCAAAATTGGTGCATGAAGAAATCCATTACTCGCACCCGGTCTTTGATATGCGCGCCGTGCAGGCACAAAAGGAGCTGCCCTTAATTCAGGGTAACTCTTCAATCTGGTATTGCGGAGCATGGACCGGGTTTGGCTTTCATGAGGACGGTTTGCGCTCAGGCGAATTGGTAGCAATGGATCTGATGGAAAGTATTTCTCATCGAGTTAAATCTAGCTCCATTAAAGATTCTCAGTAAATGAATTTGCCAACGATTAATTTTGGAGCAGTAAAGCATCGGCGCTTTCGTCCCGCTATTAATGCGTTTGGCTATGGTGTATTTACTTTGTCTATTCCGATGCGCGCGCGCAGAAATAATCCAAGATTACTGAGTCAGCATGGGCTCAAGGACAAGCAATTTGGACTCTTTTCCTTTTTTGATCAAGATCATGGGTTAGGCGATGAGAACAGCCTATCCTGGATCGAATCGATCCTTAAAGAAAATCACGTTCATCATGATGATGGTGAGATTTGGCTACATACTTTTCCGCGAGTTCTCGGCTATGTCTTTAATCCGGTCAGCTTTTGGATCTGTACCCAAACTAATGGTCAAGTGCGAGCGGTGCTAGCTGAAGTAAACAACACCTTTGGCGAACGACACTGCTATCTACTCCATCATGACTCTGGTAAAGCACTGCAATCCGGAGAGACGCTGGTGAGCGACAAGGTATTCCATGTCTCGCCTTTTTGTGATGTTCGAGGGGAGTACCACTTCCGCTTTTTATTTCCACAAGATAGCAATTCAAAACGAAATATTGTTTGTCGGATTGAGCTCCACGAGGACGGGGCTCCATTAATCAACACCAGCATCAGCGGCCTTACTCAACCATTAACTAAAAGCACTCTCTACCTTGCCTTTTTGCGCTACCCCCTCATGAGTCTGGGTGTTATCGGTCGAATTCACTGGCAGGCATTGAAATTATGGCTAAAAGGTGTACCCTTTCACTCAAAACCTAAACCACCAGAACTTGAAGTTACTCGATGAATCGCCCCGGTCAAACACTGCTATCTCGCCTCACCTTCTCTCGCCCTGAAAGGCGAAAGTCCAAACCTCAACAAGGTGATGCAAGCACAGCAGCGCTCTTGGGTCTTTTGGCTCAATTGCGCAGTGGGCATCTAATACTCACCCTTCCTAATAATGAAGTAAGAGAATTTGGCAACAGCTCAGACCAACTACATGCAGAAATTCAAGTCCTAGACTGGTCTGTATTTAAGCAAGTGTTATCTCATGGTGATATCGGCTTTGCCGAAAGTTATATCCGAGGTGAATGGAATACGCCCGATCTCAAAGCGGTTCTAGAACTAGCCATTCGCAATCGCGCCATCCTAGAGAAAGCAATTTATGGCAGCTGGTTTGGCTCTATAGCCTATCGCCTGAGGCATTGGTTTAGAGACAACTCTAAATCTGGAAGCCGTAAAAATATTCATGCGCACTATGACCTAGGTAATGCTTTTTACACGCTTTGGCTAGACCCCACGATGAGCTACTCAAGTGCATGGTTTTCTGAGGGTGACAAGCAATCACTCATGGATGCCCAGCGTGCAAAAATCAAACGCATCTTAGACTCCATCCACGCTAAAGAGGGTGATCAAATCTTAGAAATAGGCTGCGGTTGGGGCGGCTTCATGGAAGAAGCCTTACGTAATGGTAATCAAGTCACTGGCCTGACTTTATCGACGGAACAAAAAGCGTTTGCAGACTCTAGACTTCAAAAGATCTCTACAGAAGTAAGCAATGCAAAGCAATTTGAGGTTCGGCTGCAAGACTATCGGGACTGTAAAGAGCAATTTGACGGTATTGCCTCTGTTGAAATGTTTGAAGCAGTTGGCGAGAACCATTGGACCGAATACTTCCAAACAGTTGCAAAGCGACTCAAAGCGGGTGGCCGGGCTTGTATCCAAACCATCGTGATCGCAGATGATTTATTTGAGCGCTATCGCCAGAGTACCGACTTTATTCAACAGTATGTATTTCCAGGGGGCATGCTCCCCTCTCCAGCTAAATTTAAGGCTGCCGCAGCTAGTGCTGGTCTAGAGCTTGAGACAGAGTTTGCTTTTGGTGCTGACTATGCCAAAACACTATGCCTATGGCGCGATAGCTTTAATCACAAGATTGAAGAAATTTATCGCCTTGGATTCGATGAGGCATTTATTCGGCTCTGGAATTTTTATCTGATGTATTGCGCTGCTGGATTTTCTGAAAAGAGTATTGATGTAGTGCAGTACACCCTCAAACATAAAGATATCATTCACTCAAGCGATGCACTACGCCCATGAAACAAAAAGGAATAGCTTCTTTTGTAAAGCAACGGATTTGGGTCATTGGAGCTTCCAGCGGTATTGGCGAGGCCTGTACAAAAGCGTTTATCAAGGCAGGTGCAAAAGTCGCACTCTCTAGCCGTCGCGCCGAGCGCCTGGATACTCTCGCACAATCTGCGGAGCCAGGACAGGCCATAGTGCTTCCATTAGATGTCACCCATCAAGAGCAACTCGACTCTGCCTACCGCAGTATCCTAGAAGCTTGGGGTGGCTTAGATCTACTCTTGTTTGTATCGGGTGTATATACCCCATTACGTGCTGATAATTTTGAATTTGAGATTGCGCAGAAAACAATTGATGCCAATTTGCTCGGTCCCATGCGGGCGGTCAGCATTGTGATGCCTGATATGCTCAAAGCACATGCTGGTCATATTGCCATCGTGGGTAGTGTAGCGGGATATAGCGGACTACCTAAAGCTTTGGCGTATGGGCCAAGTAAAGCGGGAATCATTAATTTCTGTGAAACCTTATACTACGACTTACTGCCGCAGGGCGTGAGCGTACACATGATTTCACCAGGATTTGTTGCGACAGAAGCTACCGCACAAAATGATTTTGAGATGCCAGCGCTCATTACTGCCGATGAGGCCGCACAAGAAATCCTCGCCGGACTTCAGGCTGGAGAATTTGATATTCACTTCCCTAAGCGGTTTTCAGGATTCTTAAAGTTCCTCAGAATCCTGCCTTACCCGCTTTACTTCTGGATTATCCGACGCTTCGTCAAAATCTAAGATTCTGAATTACTTGTACTTATCCTTGCGAATTTTTTGCTCTAAGTAATCCATTACAGTAATCGCTTTTGCCTTGGTTCCAGCAATGGATGGGGATGTGACGTAGCGACCCTGCATCACAACCGTTGGCACACCATCAATGCGGTAGGCATCAGCCATCTGTCTTGCAGCACGTGCTTTAGATACAACGGCAAAAGAGCGATAGGTAGCCAGGAAAGTATTGCGATCGATGCCTTGTGAGGCCACCCAATCGGCGATCTCATTTTCTGTCATGAGGCGCTTGTTTTCTTTATGCATGGCATACATGACTTTGTCATTCATCGCCTCGCCCTTACCCATGGACTCTAAGGCATAGAACAGTTGGCTGTGCGGCATGAAATCATCTCGGAAAGCCACGGGCACTTTACGGAATGTCACATCCTTTGCTTGGCGCTTAAGCCAGGCATTGAGCTCTGGTTCAAAGTCATAGCAATGCGGGCAACCATACCAAAAGAACTCGATAACCTCGACCTTCCCTTTGGCCTCAACTGGCTGAGGGATAGGCAGAATACGATAATCAAACCCCTCTTCAATCTTGGGACTTTGCGCAGCAGCAAGACCTGAAAAAGAAAATGCCAAACCAAAAATTGTGGCAGATAAAAAGGCTCTTTTAGATTTAGATAATGTAATCATGATTTACTAGATTTAATGACACTCGGTTTAATACCCATGCCATTAAGCTTATCACGCACGGGATTGCTTTCTTCAACACTGCTGTAAGGGCCAACACGCACACGCCAAAGCGTATTGCCCTCACTGCTAATCTCACTTAATTGAGATTGAATACCCTGAATCGCTAAACTCGCTTTTTGAGCATCTGCATCAGCACGCTTATTAAAGGCGCCTACCTGTAGGAAGTAAATAGCATCTGATTTTGTGGCAGGAGCCACATCTATTGGCTTCTTACCATTAGCTAAATCAGCAATTGGATCTGGCGCATTAGCGGCAGGTGCTGCAGATTTACCCTGCAAAGGCTTATTCAGATCTAGGGCCTCTGCCGGGGCAGTCACTTCACCTTCCACCGGCGCTGATCCCGACTTAATAGTTAAAGGAAGATTGGGAGCTCTAACTCCAGGGCGTTCTTGCGGTGTGTTTTTAGAGAGGTAAAAGGCAATCACAAAAGCCACGCCAAGACCAACGCCAAGCCCTAAGATGAAGCCCAGAATAGTACCGCCGTACTCCGGACTCGAAGACTGGGTCTTTGGAGTGAAGCTGGTGTGTTGATTATTTTTTTTCATCGTATCCCCATCCTTCTTTTTACTTCTTGAGCACTAGCAATTGTTGTAGCTTACATCTTAGCGGGTGCTGATACACCTAATACTTTTAATCCATTTTCAAGTACTTGGCGCGTCGCTTGGAGCAAAGCAAGGCGTGCCAATTTCAATGCAGGATCATCCACCAGAACGCGATCCGCGTTGTAGAAGGTATGAAAGTCGCCCGCTAAATCACGCAAGTAGAAAGCTAAAGCATGTGGCGCCAAATCTGCAGCCGCATCTGTCAGCATTTCTGGATATTCAGCTAAGCGACGCAATACGTGATCGGAAGCTTTACTTTGCAGTAAAGAGAGATCCGCACCATTGAGGTCGGACACTTTTCCACCCCATTGGGTCAGAATTGAACAAATCCGCGCGTGGGCATATTGCACATAGAATACGGGATTCTCATCATTTTGCTGTAATGCTAAATCAATATCGAAGACAAACTCTGTATCGGCCTTGCGGGAGATGAGGAAGAAACGTACAGCATCTCTGCCACGCTGTAATGCCAGCTCTCGCTCATCAGCAGTCATCTCTGGCGTAACACCGCCAGACCACTCAACTAAGTCACGCACAGTCACGTAAGAGCCGGCACGTTTAGAAATTTTGACTTCTTCGCCATGGCGCATCACTGTCACCATCTTGTGTAACACATAGTCGGGGTAGGTTTTGGGAATATCCCAACCACGCTTCTGTGCCACGCCCTGCAAGCCCGAACGAACTCGGGCGATAGTGCCATGGTGATCGCTCCCTTGGACGTTGATCACTTTTTCAAAACCACGATTCCATTTACTGGTGTGATAAGCAACATCAGGCACAAAGTAGGTAAAGCTGCCATCAGACTTACGCATAACGCGATCTTTATCATCACCATCATCCGTTGTCTTGAGCCAGAGAGCGCCCTCAGACTCATAGGTCTTGCCAATGCTCTGCAGCTCTTCGACAATTTTTGTAACACTACCATCGGTATATAAGGAAGACTCTAGGTAATAACAATCAAACTTCACACCAAATGTTTTTAAATCAATATCTTGTTCATTGCGTAGATACGCAACGGCAAATTGCCGAATCGCCTCAAGATCATCTTTGTATTCAGGTGAATCCTTAAAAGCAGTCGCAATCTCCGCAATGTATTCACCGTTATAAGCACTATCTGGCCAAGCAGCATCACCTGGTTTAAGTCCGTTTAATCGAGCTTGCACTGAGAGCGCCAAGTTTGCGATCTGGACTCCAGCATCGTTGTAATAAAACTCGCGGTGTACCTTAATGCCCTGAGTTGCCAATAGATTTGCTAGGGCATCGCCTAGCGCAGCTTGACGACCATGACCCACATGCAGCGGGCCAGTAGGATTAGCAGATACAAACTCAATCATGGCACTAGCAACTGGGGCTAACTCTGGTGTTAACTGACCAAACTGAGATCCTGAGGTGAGGACTTCTTGCACCACAGCAGTTTTAGCGATATTGCTCAGGCGAAAATTAATAAAGCCAGGCCCTGCAATTTCGCAGGAGGCAATGAGGTCGCTATAGCCAGGCTGCTGCTCTAAGCGCTCAACCAGCGCCTGCGCTAATTCCCTGGGATTTAACTTCCAAGCCTTGGATATCTGAAGCGCAATATTGCAAGCGACATCTCCATGGTCTACAGCCTTAGGGCGCTCTAGGCGAGGCGCTGGGGCATCGCCCAAACCACGCTCCTGGGCAAGGCCCTGAAGGGCCGCACTGAGCATTTCAATTAAACGATTTTTATTAGTTAACAACATAGATAAGTGAGTTTATCAGGTGGTAAGCTACTGAAATGATCTATCAATTTCGCTCCAAAGCGGGTCCTGACGTCATCATGCTGGCGGACCTCACCCAGAGAATCTTTGAAATTTTGGGCCGCCCATTAGAGCTCAGAGGAATTTTGACGGTGGAGCAACTACCAAGCCTCATCGTCTCCTTAGAAACCGCCATTCTCAAAGACTTTGAAGGGCGGGCTAAAAGTAATGCGACGGATCAAGAAAATAGTGAAAAACCGAAACTTGCCGATAGGCTAGGACAGCGTGCCTACCCTTTCCTAGAGCTGATGAAACAGGCCAAAGCCAAAGATGAACCGGTGATGTGGGGCGTTTAAACGCCGCACCCCACTCCACCCAAATCCAATTTAGTCTATCGAGCTTGCTAACTGGCGACGAATGTCTTCAACGGACTCATTACGACGCTTAGCAAGATCTTCAATCTGGTCTACTGACAACTTACCCACATTGAAATAACGTGCATCTGGATGTGCCAGATAAAAACCGCTGACACTGGAAGCTGGGTTCATGGCCATTGACTCGGTTAAGGTCATGCCAATATCTTCAGAACCGATGACGCGCAATAAATCTTTTTTCACTTCATGTGCGGGGCAAGCTGGATAACCTGGCGCTGGACGAATACCACGATATTCTTCATTAATCATTTGATCGTTCGTTAATACCTCATCAGTCGCATAAGCCCAGAGATCGGTACGAACACGGTGATGCATCAACTCTGCAAATGCTTCTGCCAAGCGATCGGCTAAAGATTGCAACATGATTGCGCTGTAGTCATCATGCTTAGCATGGAACTCAGCCACTTTTTTCTCAACCCCATGGCCAGTCGTCACAGCAAAGCAGCCTAGGTAATCAGCCACATGAGAATCTTTTGGCGCCACATAATCTGCTAAGCAACGATTAGGTCGACGAACGCCATCAACTACCGGACGCTCAGCCTGCTGACGCAAGTTATGCCAAACAAATAAGGGATGCACGCGAGATTCATCGCTATACAAGACGATGTCATCACCTACCGTATTTGCTGGATAGAAAGCCACTACAGCATCGGCCTGCAACCACTGACCTTTGATTAATTTATCTAAGAGCGCCTGGCCGTCTTCAAAGACTTTACGAGCCTCTACGCCAACGATTTCATCATCCAAGATTGCTGGAAACTTACCAGCCAAATCCCAAGTTTGAAAAAATGGCGTCCAGTCAATGTATTTAGCAATATCACCGAGAGAGAAATTCTTGAAAACGCGACGCCCAATAAACTTGGGCTTCTCAGGCACATAATGAACCCAATCAATCAGCTCGCGATTCTTACGTGCAGCTTCTAATGAGATAGTTGGAGACGCTTTTTTATTAGCATGCTGCTCACGAATACGTACGTAATCATCGCGCAGATCCTGAATAAATTTCTTGGCGCTTTCATCTGATAACAGACTTGATGCTACTGACACAGAGCGGGATGCATCAGGCACATAGACTACCGGCCCATCGTAATGCGGTGCAATCTTAACTGCGGTATGCACGCGAGAGGTGGTTGCACCACCAATCATCAATGGAATTTGACGCTCACGGAAATAGTCATCACGCTGCATCTCTTGAGCAACGTAAGTCATTTCTTCTAAGGATGGGGTGATCAAACCAGATAGGCCAACAATATCTGCCTTTTCTTCTTTAGCACGCTTCAAAATTTCTGAGCAGGGCACCATCACACCCATATTGGCGACTTCAAAGTTATTACATTGCAACACTACCGTCACAATATTTTTACCAATGTCGTGCACGTCACCTTTAACGGTGGCCATCACAATCTTGCCTTTGGCTTTTGCTTCGCCACCAGAGGCAATATGTTGACGCTTCTCTTCCTCAATATAAGGAATCAAAATGGCTACCGCTTGCTTCATCACGCGTGCACTCTTGACCACTTGAGGTAGAAACATCTTACCGGCGCCAAATAAGTCGCCGACGACATTCATACCATCCATCAGAGGACCTTCAATCACCTCAATCGGACGACCACCTCCACCCATAATTTGAGCGCGCAGCTCTTCAGTATCACCTTCAATAAAGGTAGTGATTCCATGTACTAAAGCATGGGTTAAACGATCACGCACCGGGGCTTCACGCCACACCAGGTTTTCTACTTGCTTTGCGCCGCCGCCTTTAAATTGGTCGGCAATATCCAGCAAGCGCTCAGTTGGAGTCTTACCGTCTTTTTCTTTAAAGCGATTAAGAACCACATCCTCAACACGCTCACGTAATTCAGGGTCTAAGTCTGCATAGACGCCGAGCTGTCCTGCATTAACAATACCCATGTCCATGCCAGCCTGAATGGCGTGATACAGGAACACCGTATGAATGGCTTCACGCACGCGATCGTTGCCGCGGAACGAGAAGCTGACATTGGAGACGCCGCCACTGACTTTCGCGCCCGGAAGATTTTCTTTAATCCAGCGAGTGGCATTAATAAAATCTACTGCATAGTTATCATGCTCTTCAATACCAGTGGCAATTGCAAAGATATTGGGATCAAAAATAATGTCTTCTGCTGGAAAGCCAAGCTCATTAACGAGAATTTGATAACAGCGCTGACAAATTTCTGTCTTACGCTTGAATGTGTCTGCTTGACCTACCTCGTCAAATGCCATCACTACAGATGCAGCGCCGTAACGACGAATCAAACGGGCTTGTTTTCTGAAAGGCTCTTCGCCCTCTTTGAGTGAAATCGAGTTCACAATCGGCTTACCCTGAATGCACTTCAAGCCTGCCTCAATTACGCTCCATTTAGAGGAGTCAATCATGATCGGTACACGAGCAATATCTGGCTCTGAAGCAATCAAATTCAAGAAGCGCGTCATCGCCGCTTCAGAATCTAACATCGCCTCATCCATATTGATGTCAATCACTTGAGCGCCATTTTCAACTTGCTGCCTTGCAACTACCAAAGC from Polynucleobacter sp. AP-Elch-400A-B2 includes:
- the metH gene encoding methionine synthase, with product MSKTAKVMPPMKLSGLEPFNVTADIRFVNIGERTNVTGSKAFARMILNNQFDEALVVARQQVENGAQVIDINMDEAMLDSEAAMTRFLNLIASEPDIARVPIMIDSSKWSVIEAGLKCIQGKPIVNSISLKEGEEPFRKQARLIRRYGAASVVMAFDEVGQADTFKRKTEICQRCYQILVNELGFPAEDIIFDPNIFAIATGIEEHDNYAVDFINATRWIKENLPGAKVSGGVSNVSFSFRGNDRVREAIHTVFLYHAIQAGMDMGIVNAGQLGVYADLDPELRERVEDVVLNRFKEKDGKTPTERLLDIADQFKGGGAKQVENLVWREAPVRDRLTHALVHGITTFIEGDTEELRAQIMGGGGRPIEVIEGPLMDGMNVVGDLFGAGKMFLPQVVKSARVMKQAVAILIPYIEEEKRQHIASGGEAKAKGKIVMATVKGDVHDIGKNIVTVVLQCNNFEVANMGVMVPCSEILKRAKEEKADIVGLSGLITPSLEEMTYVAQEMQRDDYFRERQIPLMIGGATTSRVHTAVKIAPHYDGPVVYVPDASRSVSVASSLLSDESAKKFIQDLRDDYVRIREQHANKKASPTISLEAARKNRELIDWVHYVPEKPKFIGRRVFKNFSLGDIAKYIDWTPFFQTWDLAGKFPAILDDEIVGVEARKVFEDGQALLDKLIKGQWLQADAVVAFYPANTVGDDIVLYSDESRVHPLFVWHNLRQQAERPVVDGVRRPNRCLADYVAPKDSHVADYLGCFAVTTGHGVEKKVAEFHAKHDDYSAIMLQSLADRLAEAFAELMHHRVRTDLWAYATDEVLTNDQMINEEYRGIRPAPGYPACPAHEVKKDLLRVIGSEDIGMTLTESMAMNPASSVSGFYLAHPDARYFNVGKLSVDQIEDLAKRRNESVEDIRRQLASSID
- a CDS encoding DUF1840 domain-containing protein, yielding MIYQFRSKAGPDVIMLADLTQRIFEILGRPLELRGILTVEQLPSLIVSLETAILKDFEGRAKSNATDQENSEKPKLADRLGQRAYPFLELMKQAKAKDEPVMWGV